The stretch of DNA CGGCCGCGGCGTTGACGGACGCCAGTCTGCAGGTAGTGACGACGCCGACCGTCGCCGAGACGGAACGGGCGCTCGCCGAAAGGCCCGACTGCGTGGTCACGGCCGCGACGTTCCCCGACGGCGACGCCGCCGACGTTGTCACGGCCGTCCGCGACGCGGAGCCGGACTGCCCGTGTGTGGTGTACGCCGCGGAGTCGCCGGCCGACCTCCCCCGCGGCGGCCCCGGACAGGTCGTCGAATACGTCCCACGGACGGTCCCGAACGCGGCGGAGCGACTGGCCGAGATCGTCGCGGCGGCGGCCAGCGAGCCGACACAGGCCGCCTACCCCGTCCCGGCCGACGAGGCCGAGCGACTGGCGGCCCTCCGACAGTACGACGTCGAGTCGCTGTCGGCCGCGGAGACGTTCGACCGCCTGACCGCACTGATCGCCAGCCACTTCGACATCGACGTGGCCTTCGTCGGCCTGGTCGACGAGCACGAGGAGCGGTTCGTCGCCTGCGAGGGCGCGAACTGGCGGACGCTGGCCCGCGAGGACACCATCTGTACCCACACCATCCTCACCGAGGAGGTGATGGTGGTCGAGGACACCCACGAAGACCCCCGGTTCGACGGGAACGAGCGGCTCGACGAGCTCGACATCCGCTCGTACGCCGGCGCTCGGATCACGGACGGCGAGGGCCGAGCGCTGGGCGCGGTCTGCTGTACCGACGACGAACCCCGCTCGTACACGCGCGCCGAGCGGGACGACCTCCGTCGGTTCGCCGACGAGGTGGCCGAACAGCTGCAGCTCCGGCGGCGGCTCGACGGAGGTGCCGGCTGAGATGGCGGCCCAGAAGCCGTCGCCCTACGAGTTCGCCGACCTCCCGCTGTCGCCGGTCGACCCGGGGACGAACCTGCTGGTGGCCGGACCCACGCTGGGCGGGACCCGCGAGGTCCTCCTCCGCCTGCTGCTTGGCGGCGACGGCGTGGTCGTCGTCACCGCCGACACCGGCGCTCGCCAGGTACTGGAGGCCTTCGAGGGGCTGGGCGGCCGGCGGACCGACGGCGTCCGCGTGGTCGACTGCACGCAGGAGGACACCAGCGGCCTCGGGAGCGGCGTCGCCACCGTGGGGACCCCGGCCGACCTCACCGGTATCGGCATCGAGTACTCCAACCACTACGAGCAGGTGTACGCCCGCGGCTACGACGCCGTCAGGACGGGCATCCACACGCTGACGCCGCTGCTGGTCTACAGCGACGAGGTCCGTCCCGTCTTCCGGTTCGTCAACACCGTCACCAGCCGCGTCCGGACCGCCGACGGGCTGGGCCTCTGTGCCATCGACCCCGAAGCCCACGACGACCGCGTGGTCGGCAGCGTCACCCAGCCCTTCGACGGCCGGATCGAGGTCCGCGAGGGCGAGACCGGCCCGGAACTGCGCGTCCAGGGCCTCGAGGACCAGCCGACGACGTGGACGAGCGCCGACGCGCGGGCATAACGCAAGCGTTTTCTCCGGGCCACGCCGCCACGTCAGTAATGACCGCTTTCACCGCCACCGTCACCGTTCGGCTGAAACGGGGGGTCCTCGACCCCGAGGCCGAGACCACCCAGCGCCAGCTCGAACGGCTCGGGTTCGAGCTGGAGGACCTCCGGTCGGCCGACCGCTTCGAGATCGACCTGGCGGCAGACAGCGCCGACGCCGCCGCCGAGCGCGCCGAGGAGATGGCCGAGCGGCTGCTGGCGAACCCGACCATCCACGACTACGACGTGGAGGTAGCCGAGCGGGAATGATCGCAGTAGTGCAGTTCGGGGGCTCGAACTGCGACCGCGACTCCGTACAGGCCCTGACGTCGCTGGGCTTCGACGCCGAGCTCGTCTGGCACGAGGACGGCCTGCCCGCGGACGTCGACGGCGTGATGCTCCCCGGCGGTTTCTCCTACGGCGACTACCTGCGAGCGGGCGCGATGGCCGCCCGCTCGCCCATCGTGGAGGAGGTCCGCGACGCCGCCGCGGACGGGACGCCCGTCCTCGGGGTGTGCAACGGCGCACAGATCGGCTGCGAGTCCTCGCTCACGCCGGGGGCGTTCACGACGAACGAGAGCGCCCGGTTCCAGTGCGAACACGTCCACTGCCGCGTCGAGAACGCCGACACCCCCTGGACCAGCGGCTACGACGAGGGCGAGGTCGTCGAACTCCCAATCGCCCACGGCGAGGGCCGCTACGAGATCGCCGACGATCGGCTCGACGAGCTGGAGCGCGACGACCGGATCCTGTTCAAGTACTGCGACGCCGAGGGCGAGGTCACGCCCGAGGCCAACCCCAACGGCTCGAAACACGCCGTCGCCGGCGTCACCGGCGACGACGACCACGTCGCCGTGATGATGCCCCACCCCGAGCGGGCGTCGCTCGACGACCTCGGGCGTACCGACGGCGAGCGCGTGCTCGACGGGTTCGGGCACTGACCGGCCGAGCGGGCTTCCCGTGACGCGACCGCCGTAGCCGCGGCTGGCGGGGTCACAACAGGGAGGATAGGATGGGTGGGGCCAGTGGAGCGTGTGACGTTCGTCCGCGGCCCCTACGCCCACGTAGTGGCCGATCGGGGATAAACGCCAGCCTACCGGAGTGAAAGTGAAAGTGGCGGACGGAGTGGGTGTGTGGTGCCGTCACACTCATCTCACGGGCACGATTAGTCGTCCGTATGACCTCCGAGGGGGCGGACGACGAGAGCGTCAGGGTGTGGCTCGTCGAGCGGACCTACGGCGACGACGAGCAGAACCTCGTCATCCTCACCTACGCGACGCCGGACGGCCGCCGCGAGTTCCGCAGGGAACGGGCGCTGACCTCCTTCACCGGCGACCACCGCGAGACGCCCGTCTCGCTGGTCGTCGATCCCGGGAACCTCGGGACGGTCGGCGAGGCCGAGACCCGCGAGCGCTACGCCGCCGAGGTCGAGCGGATGCGCGAGAAGCACGCCCCCGACGGGACGCTGTAGTCAGGGCGACCGGAACACCCGGATGGTGTCGCGGTCGGTCGGCTCCCGGATGAGCTGTGCGAGGCCGTGCTCGGCGAAGACGGACTTCCAGTTCCGGTGGTACAGCGGGAACTCGTCGTCGACGTAGCTCACGTCCGTCTCCGCGCGCCCCCGGTCGGGGCTGTTGCCCTCGTTCTCGGCGGTGATCAGCAGGTCGCCGGCGACGCGGGCGACCTCCCCGAACACCCAGGCGTCGTCGGGGTGGACGTGCTGGAGCGTCTCGACGGTGTAGACCACGTCGAAGGCGTCGTCGGCGAGATCGGGCAGGTACGACTCCAGAGCCGTCGTGTGGAAGGTCCCCGTCTCGGCGAGCCGGGGGTAGTGGTCGGCCATCACGTCGAAGGAGTCGTCGTTGATGTCGACGCCCGTCAGGTTCTCGTAGCCCAGGTCCAGCAGGTGCGCGAGGTGTCGGCCCGAGCCACAGCCGAGTTCGAGGATCGCCGCGTCCTCGCCGGCGTAGTGGCCCAACACGTCGCCCAGCGTCTCGCTGACCTCGTTGGGGCCGATGTCGGCGTAGTAGGCCGGCGAGAAGCGGCCGGAGCGGTCGGCCCAGTCCCGCCGGACGTCCTCGGGGTCCATACGTGGGGACAGAACGCGGCGACGCTAAACGGTTTCCGGTCGGCGGCGGCTCGGCGACGGGGCGCTGGGCCCCGGCCGGCGTCAGGGCTCGAACTCGGCCCGCACCTCGAAGTGTCGCACGCGGTCGTCGTACCGCGAGAGGAGGTCCCGGGCCGTCGGCGGGACGTGCGCCTCACCGTAGTCCTCGCCGGCGAACCCCTCGACGGCCTCGATGGACTCGAACCGCATCGCCGTGACGAACTCGACCTCGCCGTCCCGGGACCGCCGCAACACGCGGCCGCCGCGGTAGCCGTCGACGGTCTCGGCGACCTCGGGGAAGAGCTCCCCGGTCAGGAACCGCTCGTACTCGTCCG from Haloarcula litorea encodes:
- a CDS encoding GAF domain-containing protein; translation: MSADSPTVVYADPDETGRETTAAALTDASLQVVTTPTVAETERALAERPDCVVTAATFPDGDAADVVTAVRDAEPDCPCVVYAAESPADLPRGGPGQVVEYVPRTVPNAAERLAEIVAAAASEPTQAAYPVPADEAERLAALRQYDVESLSAAETFDRLTALIASHFDIDVAFVGLVDEHEERFVACEGANWRTLAREDTICTHTILTEEVMVVEDTHEDPRFDGNERLDELDIRSYAGARITDGEGRALGAVCCTDDEPRSYTRAERDDLRRFADEVAEQLQLRRRLDGGAG
- a CDS encoding DUF7504 family protein, coding for MAAQKPSPYEFADLPLSPVDPGTNLLVAGPTLGGTREVLLRLLLGGDGVVVVTADTGARQVLEAFEGLGGRRTDGVRVVDCTQEDTSGLGSGVATVGTPADLTGIGIEYSNHYEQVYARGYDAVRTGIHTLTPLLVYSDEVRPVFRFVNTVTSRVRTADGLGLCAIDPEAHDDRVVGSVTQPFDGRIEVREGETGPELRVQGLEDQPTTWTSADARA
- the purS gene encoding phosphoribosylformylglycinamidine synthase subunit PurS, yielding MTAFTATVTVRLKRGVLDPEAETTQRQLERLGFELEDLRSADRFEIDLAADSADAAAERAEEMAERLLANPTIHDYDVEVAERE
- the purQ gene encoding phosphoribosylformylglycinamidine synthase I, with the protein product MIAVVQFGGSNCDRDSVQALTSLGFDAELVWHEDGLPADVDGVMLPGGFSYGDYLRAGAMAARSPIVEEVRDAAADGTPVLGVCNGAQIGCESSLTPGAFTTNESARFQCEHVHCRVENADTPWTSGYDEGEVVELPIAHGEGRYEIADDRLDELERDDRILFKYCDAEGEVTPEANPNGSKHAVAGVTGDDDHVAVMMPHPERASLDDLGRTDGERVLDGFGH
- a CDS encoding class I SAM-dependent methyltransferase; translated protein: MDPEDVRRDWADRSGRFSPAYYADIGPNEVSETLGDVLGHYAGEDAAILELGCGSGRHLAHLLDLGYENLTGVDINDDSFDVMADHYPRLAETGTFHTTALESYLPDLADDAFDVVYTVETLQHVHPDDAWVFGEVARVAGDLLITAENEGNSPDRGRAETDVSYVDDEFPLYHRNWKSVFAEHGLAQLIREPTDRDTIRVFRSP
- a CDS encoding antibiotic biosynthesis monooxygenase family protein, which translates into the protein MIERIWHGWTAPDDADEYERFLTGELFPEVAETVDGYRGGRVLRRSRDGEVEFVTAMRFESIEAVEGFAGEDYGEAHVPPTARDLLSRYDDRVRHFEVRAEFEP